In Deltaproteobacteria bacterium GWC2_55_46, a single window of DNA contains:
- a CDS encoding protein-(glutamine-N5) methyltransferase, release factor-specific, giving the protein MKDTGLTTGTALIWAYNELSKGGVPDARSESEFILMHILGAKRHELLLNAGKKIGERDENAIRDAVKRRLNREPSQYIFGEAEFRGLVLKVTRDVLIPRPETELLVEEAIKTIGQTKERLTIIDLCTGSGCIAVSTAKEIPGAIVYASDISANALKVASENAQRAGVAERVVFLEGDLFGALPRELRGRAQMLLSNPPYIADMEIETLDPEVKDFEPRGALAGGADGLRFIRRILREAPAWLAPGGWLAIEIGYGQSKDVMAEAEATGAYDNIKIINDYGKIERIFKARSKA; this is encoded by the coding sequence ATGAAAGATACAGGCCTCACGACAGGCACGGCGCTTATATGGGCGTATAATGAGCTGTCCAAAGGCGGCGTTCCGGACGCACGGAGCGAATCAGAGTTCATCCTCATGCACATCCTTGGCGCGAAAAGGCACGAGCTGCTGCTTAACGCTGGGAAAAAAATCGGCGAAAGGGATGAGAACGCCATCAGGGACGCGGTAAAAAGAAGGCTCAACAGGGAGCCTTCGCAGTACATCTTCGGCGAGGCGGAGTTCAGGGGGCTCGTCCTCAAGGTCACCAGGGACGTCCTCATACCGAGGCCTGAGACAGAGCTACTGGTCGAAGAGGCGATAAAGACGATAGGGCAGACAAAAGAGCGCCTTACTATAATCGACCTCTGCACGGGCAGCGGGTGCATTGCGGTCTCGACCGCCAAAGAGATCCCCGGCGCTATCGTCTATGCCTCGGATATCTCCGCCAACGCCCTTAAAGTGGCAAGCGAGAACGCCCAAAGGGCCGGTGTCGCTGAGAGGGTAGTATTCCTCGAAGGAGACCTCTTTGGCGCGCTGCCACGGGAGCTTCGAGGCAGGGCTCAGATGCTCTTATCCAACCCGCCCTATATAGCGGATATGGAGATAGAAACGCTCGACCCGGAGGTAAAGGATTTTGAGCCCAGGGGCGCCCTTGCCGGAGGCGCTGACGGGCTCAGGTTCATAAGAAGGATATTGCGGGAGGCCCCAGCATGGCTTGCCCCCGGAGGCTGGCTGGCTATCGAGATAGGCTACGGCCAATCAAAGGACGTAATGGCTGAGGCAGAGGCCACAGGCGCTTACGACAATATCAAAATAATCAATGATTACGGTAAGATAGAAAGGATATTTAAGGCCAGGTCAAAGGCATGA